From Triticum urartu cultivar G1812 chromosome 2, Tu2.1, whole genome shotgun sequence, a single genomic window includes:
- the LOC125539711 gene encoding imidazoleglycerol-phosphate dehydratase 3, chloroplastic isoform X1, producing the protein MTTAPVVSPSLPRLHSAPASPFPKAPVGSGAGVAFPARPYGPSLRLRSAVMAASGVGGNGSPMAPEESAVSSRLGEVKRVTKETDVHVKINLDGTGVANSSTGIPFLDHMLDQLASHGLFDVYVKATGDTHIDDHHSNEDIALAIGTALLQALGDRKGINRFGHFTAPLDEAAVEVILDLSGRPHLSCGLSIPTERVGTYDTQLVEHFFQSLVNTSGMTLHIRQLAGNNSHHIIEATFKAFARALRQATEYDLRRRGTIPSSKGVLSRS; encoded by the exons ATGACCACCGCGCCGGTCGTCTCCCCCTCGCTCCCCCGACTACACTCCGCGCCGGCCTCTCCGTTCCCCAAAGCCCCCGTTGGGTCCGGGGCTGGGGTCGCCTTCCCCGCCCGGCCGTACGGGCCATCGCTTCGCCTGAGGTCGGCcgtcatggctgccagcggcgtcGGCGGGAACGGCTCTCCGATGGCGCCTGAGGAATCCGCAG TGTCGTCTAGGTTGGGGGAGGTCAAGAGGGTAACCAAGGAGACAGATGTGCATGTCAAGATCAACCTGGACGGCACTGGTGTTGCAAACTCCAGCACAGGGATACCCTTCTTGGATCACATGCTTGAT CAACTGGCATCTCATGGACTGTTTGATGTATACGTGAAGGCGACGGGTGACACACACATTGATGATCATCACTCAAATGAGGATATTGCTTTAGCAATTGGAACG GCATTACTTCAAGCACTTGGTGACCGAAAAGGAATTAACCGGTTCGGGCATTTTACAGCACCACTTGATGAGGCAGCAGTTGAGGTTATACTG GATCTATCTGGTCGACCTCATTTGAGTTGCGGCTTAAGCATTCCTACCGAGAGAGTTGGCACATATGATACACAG CTAGTTGAGCACTTTTTCCAGTCCCTTGTGAATACATCTGGCATGACGCTTCACATCCGTCAG CTTGCGGGGAACAACTCACACCATATTATCGAGGCAACTTTCAAAGCATTTGCCAGGGCGCTTCGGCAAGCAACGGAATATGACTTACGCCGACGTGGCACTATCCCCAG CTCAAAAGGTGTTCTGTCAAGGTCTTAG
- the LOC125539711 gene encoding imidazoleglycerol-phosphate dehydratase 3, chloroplastic isoform X3 encodes MTTAPVVSPSLPRLHSAPASPFPKAPVGSGAGVAFPARPYGPSLRLRSAVMAASGVGGNGSPMAPEESAVSSRLGEVKRVTKETDVHVKINLDGTGVANSSTGIPFLDHMLDALLQALGDRKGINRFGHFTAPLDEAAVEVILDLSGRPHLSCGLSIPTERVGTYDTQLVEHFFQSLVNTSGMTLHIRQLAGNNSHHIIEATFKAFARALRQATEYDLRRRGTIPSSKGVLSRS; translated from the exons ATGACCACCGCGCCGGTCGTCTCCCCCTCGCTCCCCCGACTACACTCCGCGCCGGCCTCTCCGTTCCCCAAAGCCCCCGTTGGGTCCGGGGCTGGGGTCGCCTTCCCCGCCCGGCCGTACGGGCCATCGCTTCGCCTGAGGTCGGCcgtcatggctgccagcggcgtcGGCGGGAACGGCTCTCCGATGGCGCCTGAGGAATCCGCAG TGTCGTCTAGGTTGGGGGAGGTCAAGAGGGTAACCAAGGAGACAGATGTGCATGTCAAGATCAACCTGGACGGCACTGGTGTTGCAAACTCCAGCACAGGGATACCCTTCTTGGATCACATGCTTGAT GCATTACTTCAAGCACTTGGTGACCGAAAAGGAATTAACCGGTTCGGGCATTTTACAGCACCACTTGATGAGGCAGCAGTTGAGGTTATACTG GATCTATCTGGTCGACCTCATTTGAGTTGCGGCTTAAGCATTCCTACCGAGAGAGTTGGCACATATGATACACAG CTAGTTGAGCACTTTTTCCAGTCCCTTGTGAATACATCTGGCATGACGCTTCACATCCGTCAG CTTGCGGGGAACAACTCACACCATATTATCGAGGCAACTTTCAAAGCATTTGCCAGGGCGCTTCGGCAAGCAACGGAATATGACTTACGCCGACGTGGCACTATCCCCAG CTCAAAAGGTGTTCTGTCAAGGTCTTAG
- the LOC125539711 gene encoding imidazoleglycerol-phosphate dehydratase 3, chloroplastic isoform X2: MTTAPVVSPSLPRLHSAPASPFPKAPVGSGAGVAFPARPYGPSLRLRSAVMAASGVGGNGSPMAPEESAVSSRLGEVKRVTKETDVHVKINLDGTGVANSSTGIPFLDHMLDQLASHGLFDVYVKATGDTHIDDHHSNEDIALAIGTALLQALGDRKGINRFGHFTAPLDEAAVEVILDLSGRPHLSCGLSIPTERVGTYDTQLAGNNSHHIIEATFKAFARALRQATEYDLRRRGTIPSSKGVLSRS; the protein is encoded by the exons ATGACCACCGCGCCGGTCGTCTCCCCCTCGCTCCCCCGACTACACTCCGCGCCGGCCTCTCCGTTCCCCAAAGCCCCCGTTGGGTCCGGGGCTGGGGTCGCCTTCCCCGCCCGGCCGTACGGGCCATCGCTTCGCCTGAGGTCGGCcgtcatggctgccagcggcgtcGGCGGGAACGGCTCTCCGATGGCGCCTGAGGAATCCGCAG TGTCGTCTAGGTTGGGGGAGGTCAAGAGGGTAACCAAGGAGACAGATGTGCATGTCAAGATCAACCTGGACGGCACTGGTGTTGCAAACTCCAGCACAGGGATACCCTTCTTGGATCACATGCTTGAT CAACTGGCATCTCATGGACTGTTTGATGTATACGTGAAGGCGACGGGTGACACACACATTGATGATCATCACTCAAATGAGGATATTGCTTTAGCAATTGGAACG GCATTACTTCAAGCACTTGGTGACCGAAAAGGAATTAACCGGTTCGGGCATTTTACAGCACCACTTGATGAGGCAGCAGTTGAGGTTATACTG GATCTATCTGGTCGACCTCATTTGAGTTGCGGCTTAAGCATTCCTACCGAGAGAGTTGGCACATATGATACACAG CTTGCGGGGAACAACTCACACCATATTATCGAGGCAACTTTCAAAGCATTTGCCAGGGCGCTTCGGCAAGCAACGGAATATGACTTACGCCGACGTGGCACTATCCCCAG CTCAAAAGGTGTTCTGTCAAGGTCTTAG